Proteins from a genomic interval of Anolis sagrei isolate rAnoSag1 chromosome 1, rAnoSag1.mat, whole genome shotgun sequence:
- the LOC132781407 gene encoding cysteine-rich venom protein piscivorin-like, producing the protein MQIFCSCGGSSYSQNRKYSLPHIDTDIYTHTVLQHSWDLLLYRRHRKEYTSTEMLLLLLLLPLSAMLQPSLGQHPGIATDLPEKIQNEIVDKFNAIRRGVEPPASNMVKMKWSDKAADNAKTWAKTCIARAAPQEKRIIDGVLCGDNRVRSTYSTSWSEIIDLWSQKSSNFKYGIGAIDPKKDIYGYTQMIWHNSYLIGCTVAFCPEEEYKFLYVCRFCPAGNTIEEIATPYKEGPPCGDCPDDCEDRLCTHTCEYMDTREDCKTMVLMFPCDHPYIQKVCAGTCKCPPGTV; encoded by the exons ATGCAG ATATTTTGCAGTTGCGGGGGTAGCAGTTATTCTCAAAACAGGAAGTATTCTCTCccacatatagatacagatatatatacacacacagtactACAGCACAGCTGGGATCTCTTGCTGTACAGAAGACACAGAAAAGAATACACTAGTACAG AAATGCTTCTTCTGCTTCTACTCCTGCCCTTGTCTGCCATGTTGCAACCATCTCTAGGACAG CACCCAGGAATAGCAACAGATCTCCCTGAAAAAATACAGAATGAAATTGTTGACAAATTTAATGCTATCAGGAGAGGAGTGGAACCACCTGCTAGCAATATGGTGAAAATG AAATGGAGTGATAAAGCTGCTGATAATGCTAAAACATGGGCTAAAACATGCATTGCAAGAGCCGCTCCACAAGAAAAGCGAATTATAGATG GGGTCTTGTGTGGGGATAACAGAGTCCGGTCAACTTATTCAACCTCCTGGTCAGAAATAATTGACTTGTGGAGTCAAAAATCATCTAACTTCAAGTATGGAATTGGAGCAATTGACCCCAAAAAAGACATATATGGTTACACTCAG ATGATTTGGCATAATTCATATCTGATTGGATGTACAGTTGCCTTCTGTCCAGAAGAAGAGTACAAGTTCTTATATGTTTGCCGTTTCTGCCCTGC TGGAAATACAATAGAAGAAATTGCGACACCCTACAAAGAAGGCCCACCCTGTGGAGATTGCCCTGATGATTGTGAGGATAGACTTTGCA CCCATACATGTGAGTATATGGACACCCGTGAAGACTGTAAAACAATGGTGCTAATGTTTCCCTGTGATCATCCGTATATTCAAAAAGTTTGTGCTGGCACCTGCAAATGCCCACCAGGAACTGTATAA